GTCTCGGAAGTAGCGCACGCAGGTGGAGCCCAGCGCCCCGCCGCCGCCGTACACCAGCACCCTGCGCGcctcgcccgccgccgccgccgccgccatgctgaggctcccggcccggcccgctgcAGCGCTTCCCGCCCTCTTGCCCCGggaggagcggagcggagcggagcggagcggagccgcTGCGCTTGAAGCTGCCGGAAGTGGGCAGAGGGCGGGGGACGCGCGTCCCTCTCAGACCGCTCACAGCAGCCTTCCCGCGGGGAGGGCGGTGCCGGAGACAGCCCGCGCCCGCGCCCACGCCCacagcttgccctgcccctccGCTTCGTCAGGCCCGGGGTGGCAAGGGCACGGGGGAGGGGGCTTGTGCTCTGGGGGATGTGGCGGTCTTTTTCGGCCGCGCAGATGCGGTGCTGGCCTGGCCACTGTGCCCGCCTGGCAGGGAAACGTCGGGGATCCGGGTGCACGAAGGCAGCGTTGGCGGGGGTCGCTGTTCTGGCGCGGTTCAGCACCCGCCGGCCGGCCTGCTGGGGCTTAAAGCCCGTTTTGTGAAAATGGGAGGTTGCTCCCTAGCTTGCTTTTGCGGCGggatggctgagggcaagcgaacCCCGAGCCTCTGGGCCTGGGCCCGGGCCCGCCAGCAGGATGTCCGCCAAAGggtttggaagcatctgaagccccatgcgggggtggaggatgcttgctatTAGCAGGGCCACATGTGGGTCTTGAATGACTCAGGGATCTGGAGtcgatttggctgatttgacttgggacatgaaaagttttcctaaaaaaaaaaaaagagagagaggatgtGGCAGGAGAAATACCATGACCATGATGGTGGTAAGGAAAATACTTTGACCGAGGTAACACAATTAATATGGCACTGGgtagtggagggttgcacccttgtTTGCTTGCAGGCAGGACTCCCTACGAGAGCTTCATAGTTAGCGTACCACTGACCAAATTACAGCGAGGGGATCTCGGCTGCACATGGACtgtatggaaatgggagactcctctctAGCTTGCGCTTGGAGCCATACGGTGGAGGGCAAACGAGGCTTAGGGGCATCTAAACCAAGCTTCCGCActtgggcttgcacataggacTCCTGACAAAGGATTTGGAGGTTTCTGAAGCCCCTGGCTGGAGTGGATGACGCTTACCGGTATCAgagccacatatggttcttgaatgagtCAAACAgatttggacctgatctggctaatttgacctaggacacgaaaaattttccttaaaaaaaaataaaaaatgtggctGTCTGTGGCAAGAGGGTGAGTGAGGTCTGATCCATGGCTAGATCAGGCACTGAGCTGATCCACAGGCCAGTTTGGGCCCTCAGAGTACACGCAAATGCGGCTGGCATTGTGTGCCTAGGACCGGCCCAGAGTGCAGCCATCAGGGTGcaccccacaccagcccccacttcctgtgcagcatgcagggctggtccctcaCACACCACAGTGACACGTGGGTCCACTCCCAgacccatgggcaactggtgcctcctgagtctggggcgGCGTCAGCAGagctggtgagctcctgcagatgcctccggcagtggcagggacagagctggcaAGGTCCTGCAGACGCCTCCGGCAGTGGCAGGGGTAGATCTGGCGAGCATCTGCAGATGCCACTTGCAGGAACAGCCCTGTCAGGTTTACGTTGAGCACTTGCAGATGCCAGCAGTGGCGGGGATGACTTGCAGATGCCAGCGGTGGTGGAGGCGGGGATGGCCCTgtcaggaggggcatgtgcccccccccatgccctccttaCTAGTTGCCTATGCCCAGACCCATGGGCAGCACCCAAGACCAGATGATAGGGCCCAGGGCCTGGATCTGTGACACCCCTGAGTtggtctataaaggtgcaaatttATCCTGACAGTAACGTTGAAGCCAGGTTTCCATGCCACACTAGATTATAGCTTGGTGGTTAGGGCGCTGTCCTGGGAATCGGAAGATATGGGTTTGGCCCTGCTCAGGGGGAAGAGGACCTAGGGCAGAGGTATCTAACATGGCATGTAGAGCCATTTTATCAGAGCCAGCAGGCTACCAAGTGGGCAGCCAGAAGTTGTAGGGCATGGCCAGGGAGgagtggcctgctgcagaatttggggATCTTGAGCCCCAGTGGATATGCCAGTTTGGCAGAAGAGCGAGTGAGGGCTGAAACAGACCCAGTGGCCTTCCGGTCACTTCACCCATTGCTACTGCTGTGGCCCTATCCTCAGTCACTGGCCCTGAGACTGCGCAGCATACCTCATGCAGGAGCTGTCACTGCCATGTGCcctgtgccagagctggagctctTGGTGCATCATGAGGTacatggtagcagcagcagctctgactccagcatgtggtatgtgatATACAGCAGGAGCTACAGCCACAGCTGCATGTATGGAGCCAGAGCCCCTTGCAGATCTAGCCTACAAGGAGCCCCACAGTCCGGATCTGACCTGGAGCAGAAagagagtttgacacccctgccctacatgTCATGCTGTGCACATTCTTGAGGTCAGTGCAGCTGTCAGTTAGGGGTCTTGGTCCAGGCAGGTGTCTCCCTGCTGGACAGTCTATATCCTGAGATGACCAAAACACTTCCCTTGCACCCTGAATCAGGTGTCTAAACTCTGAGGATAAATGGGAATTCAGACACGCCACTCTGCCTAGGATTTCCTATTGGCCAGCTGTAAGCACCTCTGTGCCGAATGACTATGTGTAGGGACCTACCTGCTGTGAggttttgtggatttcatggaaactgaaatctgggattgtccacaaaatctgcaaaatcaacaaAAAATTAAGAATATaatgctggctctccagtgggagccagcagccctTGCTGCCAGGAGGGAAAGGTGCTCACTGGcagggtggcacaaagggcagcagacaagttAGCAGCTGCCCCCTCGTCTCTCCTCCCTCTGGGTCCTCTCCGCCAATCAGTGCCTAGGGGCGGGGCCGCACAAAGGACATCCAGCAATCAAAATGGCAGTTGCCTCCTCACCCCTCCTCCTCCAATCAGCACCGAGGggtggggcctctctgccaatcagcaccaaaGGGCTGGGCTGCCACAAAATACCCACAATATCAGCTCTGTGCACCATGAGTGGGTTGCAAAAAACCGTTTGTCTTgctgtgatttaggtaggtcccaaATTACATGGTCTGGATTATCCTTGGAAGGCATCTAGGGGTATGGCCAGATTTACATTTGGAACACTTCATAGCCAAAGCACTCCAGCTTTAGCCCTTGATGAAGCAGTGTTAAAATTGGAGGTTTGTAtttcccaatttgtccacaagtAACAATTAAAACTTAACAGCTGCTGCCCCTTTAAAATGTTCCTCTTTTGAAGCCACTCCAAATATATGTGTCCGTGATCTAGGTCTCCCATTCACTGTATATAAAGCTTAGTTGTGTAAGCTTGTCAATTTGCATCAAACTCTAGACATAAAGCCCCTAAATTTAAGGCGCTGCCATGCCTTAAGTACATTTTGTATTGTGTCTGAAATgtctaatacatttttaaagtgcttatATTCCATGGTCATGGACACAGTATAACAATATAGACATAAAGGTTAAAACATAACTACATAACCATTGAAAGCTGTATTGCTTTGAGACCTCCGCTGACCGTGAAGACTTTGTTTTACATCTCATCCAAAAGACACCACCTTAGTAATAGTGTGTTTCCACAACTTGTTTGGGCTGCAGTCAGTAGGGTGTTGGGTTACCTACTTCAGAAGGATGTTGtgagaattaattaattaatagttgTAAAGAGCTTCACAGTCCTTGAGTGAAAGGCAGTAAAGAAGTGCAAACTATTGTCGCTTTTCAGTCCTATCTGATAGCACTTTTAGCCTGTTGTGTCTGTTTCTGTATGTGCCTGCATTAGCTCCAttgctaaaatatattaaaaagaatgTTGGCATTTGTCTTTTTTCAAGCATAAAGAATTGTTTTGCATCTCATTTTATATTCCAAAGATTAATCTAATAACAAGTCTGTGCAGCATCAAACACTATTTATATACTTCAATTACCAAGCTTGGAGAATGGGTTATCATTTTCTAGTTTATGAACAGTTCTGATAGCAGGGACAGTGCtgacatttagaaaaaaaaaagcaccacgGCAAGCACCAGGAAAAAGTAATTTGATACAGCTGAGATGACAGCAGAATTCAGGTgccaataatatattttttatattctgTGTCCCTTGCccacaaatatttaaaatgtcataGCAATCTAAAAAAACTGGATCCTTCATCTAAGTTTCTTCTATGTGATTATGGTAAAGAAATAGATGTCATTTGAGTATGTCAATTAAACCTCTGATGAAACAATAGTCGTGCAATAGATATAGGATTACTTTCTGCAGAGACAAGCTCCACTGCACTACAGTGTAGTGAAGTTCTTCTTTGCAACCATTTCAGGATGTTGTCGCAGCAAATCTACATTTCGGGCTTGATTTTTAACCATTCAGTTTAGCCTCTGGAGTTTAAAAGTGCAATGAGATATAAAAGTCTATGTTTTGAAGAATTTGCATCCCACTTGTGGATTTCTAAGcatcagaaaaatggaaaatatatcTAATTACTGCAGAGAGGCCTTGGAGAGGATTCCTTGAAACTACTAAGATGCCTGGCTGCTTTAAAAAGACATTGTTTGCACTGGCTTCTGCAATGAGCTTTGTGTCTTTTATCTTGATTGTTGTTGCGATGGGAACCCAAAAGTGGATAACTGGAAAAATTCTTTGTAAAACAGGAGCTGACTTGGTCAATGCCACAGATCCAGAACTAGTCAAGTTCACTGGAGATATTTACTATGGACTCTTTCGTGGGGGCAAAGTACGACAGTGTGGGTTGGGTGGGCGGCGGTCCAAATTCacacgtaagtaaagttttggtTGAATATATTGAGTGATgtgtaaataatttttaaaagccttATAATTTTTTTGTTTATCATACCCATAGAatgaaaatagttattaagctcACATCTATAGTTCATTCTACTTTGGGTCTTTATGGTTTGAAATATGGGCACAAATTTCAATGTATTTTCGggcttaatttatttatatatttttttcatttatattctTGGATATGATGCCATATCACTGTAAAAGCAggattagaaaaaatatttcttagaaCTCCGATGGAGATTTTCTTGTAATTCCCATGTAAAGGCTGGTGCCTACTTCTGGCATACCACAACCACCTTTGTAGTAAGTACTACTGAACCAAAGGAATCTTCCAGTTGTTTTTTACATGCTGCTCTCTAGGTACCCCATACTACACATGCCGTGGCAAATATTCTGGCTTCATTTTTTATGGGTTGGGAGATATTTCCATTTCTTCTTGATAATTTTGGAGGAGATGTTGAGTCCTGACAAATCTCAGCTTTCTATGTAAAACCTAGTATTCTCCTGAGGCATTTGCTTTCAAACCGTTTAGAGGCTTGTCTGTACCTTTGGTGGACTACTTAGCCTTCAGATCCACATTAAGGTAGAAATAGCACTGGAGCTGAAGTTTCGTGGCTTGGTTTCTACCTTGTGGATTTTTGACGACCAAATCTTGCTTCAGCTAATCACTGCAGCTAATGCCTTGTCATGCTGTCTTATTACCAGGCACGGCCTACTCCTACCCCTGTCCAGTTTTCTCTAAAGGGTAAGGGATAGGAGGTGGAGTCATGGATGTCTGATCTCTGCCTTTCTCTTATTTGCACTGCTAAGAGAGAGCATTAGGCATGCAGATGTAGTTTACCTACCCATCCATGCCATTATTCATTATTTGGATAAGCCTTGCTGGCTGCTAAGTGGAATGGAGGAAGGGGAGCTTATGCCTCCTTTTGGTCATTTGCACAACTGTGTAGGGCGAATCCAACTGTTGATAAAGAGACTTTTTGATGAATTACTGTGAATTACTAAAATAGACTAGTTCAACTGTGACTCCTGTGATACAGTAGTCAGAGGACCAAAAGCTGCAGTTCTTATGTAAGCCAAACTCCCGTGACCATAGAGTcataggattggaaaggaccttaaGGTTATCAGGTCCCACCCCCCGCATGAATGCAGGATACAGTGGGAgttttccctgccagcaggggaggactgggcctttaaaaaaaaaatgcagtcacTTAGTCAATGGATATAGTAGAGATATACCTttcaaaaaatgaattaaaagatCTGTAAGATTAGATGTTATGGACTCAGTGGTGATACCTTTCCTAGAGGGACAGCTCCAGTGTGGAGTGGAAATGTGGCAGTCATACAGATGTTCCAGAACCATTTTGTTCGCCCATAGCCTGCCAGAGGCAAAATGCTTGAGGAGGCCGTAGGAGAGAATACCGTTTCCCAAGAAAAGGAGCCCAAGAGCAAGACTGGGGTGCATGCTGAGGACCTGTCCAAGCCTGGTGATTTCAGGCGCCACAGGGAGGCAGTATAGACCCTTATTGTTGTTTCTGAAATGGGTGCAGAACCCCACTGGTCATTCCCCCAGGGGGACATCCTCTCTGACCCTGTGCTTGAAGAGGAGATAAATAGATTCTCGTTATAGTCTTATCACTTCCCTGAGCAATCTGAAGGTTATACAGGGCTAGATTTAGGGTGTTTATTGTCTTCTCCATCTCCTCTGTCCTTGATAAGCCCCAGTATAGATTGAATTTTCTAAATGCCCCATAGTTCTCTTCTGAGAAAATTTGGTCTTTGGCTCTAAAACAATGCATTTGTGAGGACTTGCAGGTGGGTGAAAGAAGTTACCATTGTCTGGGAAGCAGAGGCAAAATTCACGAGCACCTTGTCCAAGTTAAGGAGTTACTAGAAGTCCTGCATGTGTTACTTCAAAAAATTTCAGACCAACCCTAACTGAATACTCTTAGAcagatgctcaagaaagctagCTTTTTCTTCAGCAAAAAATACTCTAAAAATAAATAGATAGTGAAACGGGTGGCCAATATGGTCATTGACCCCCCAAAAAAATTTTGGGTCACTGAcccaaaaaaatgttttgggtcaCTGACCCAAAAAAAATGCTCCCAAATAGAAATGTCTTGGGAACATGCCTGGAAAGAAGTCCTAAGGGTCTCTAATGAGCACAATCAGGGTCCAGGAAAAACATTCTATAGATGGGGACTTTGAGCAGACAATGGCTATACCTCTACCTGGTGCAGAGGAAACCTGAGAATAGAGACTAAGACAAATTCAGATCACAATTACCTTAAAAGAAACATTGGGTTGGGAGCAAAGGGATGTTCAGGCACACTGGCCTTATAGTAATAATGTTTTAAAGGTAGGCCAGAGCCTGGAGATTGACACTAACTGGAGGTGTGTACACAAGttgctttttttgccatttaaaatgctttattgctgtgacttaacagaagtgaaTGGCTTTACAACACTTTAAAATGGGTACAGTGCTGtaaaattaacccttgttaaatgaggtattaaatctACAGTGCTTTAAGTAACTTCTGTATGCTGGTTAGGAGGTACAGAAAAAATGTAGCAGTTCCTAATTTTTAATGCTTAAATGAGTAACCTTAATAATACtgcaacatgttttattttttctgctgatATGATCAAGGCAGAAATTGCTTGTTCATTCTCATTAATTATTGTGTCTTTAATAGCCATATACTGGGGTTAATTAGATTAATATGCTACCCTTCCCAAAAAGGCCCAGGATGGCTTATCATAAACATAAGATAAacaagtaaaataataaaatagtaaGTAATAACTCCCCAAATACCCCAAAATTTAACCCCATTTGCTAAAAGCCTGCCTAAATAAAAAGGTTTTACAATGCTTCCACAAGATGCCCAGGGTTGGGCTTGGATGGACCTCAAGGAGGCCTCAGGGCAACTGAACCTACTGTTCAGTGACTGTGGACCTGATTGAGCAAGATacttagggcatctttacacgtgctccgggTGTGGGGGgcgctttagttagagcagctctgggagccgctttaattaaagcacttacAGTATCTGGTATATTCAgcctccccacacttcaaaatggtggtgggggctttaactaaaggtcattgaatgagctttagttaaagtgcccccactgccattttgaagcgcacggacactgatacacaagacatggaggctTCTGGAGTGTGCCAATTAGCACACTCCACTGATGCGGTGTAATTAAAGCATGTCAGAGCAGTGTCCCTGCATGTATACAGGCATCCTTAAGTACATGCGTAATGCTAAGTATAAATGGTTCCAGTAAGGGGCCTTTAAATACCTTGCTGAACTGTGGGTCTACTTGACTCAAAGAAAGGAACCAAGTTTTTCATCTACACTTCACTTGTTGCTCATATAAGTTTGTTGAGCAGCAGGCAGATAATTTAGTTTGTAGCTTCAGACAATACCACTATTATTGCTATAAgtataatatacatatatgttaATTAAAGCTCATGGCATGACATTTCGATCTCAATCTGAACTCTCCCTAAAATTCAGGAATATTTAGAGTTAGAATTCTGGCTGACGCTTACAATAATGATAGGACAAGCTGGGAAGATCAAAGTGCGTGAAATTCAGATTTGGTGCTCTTGTTTGGGTTTACTGTTTAATAGACATAATATACAGTAATATATTTTCCAGTATAGTCTCATATAATACTGACCTTAATAAAACTAGGGCAAGAATACATGAGCCTGCATCCCTGACCAACACAAGTACTATAAGAGAATACTATTCTCAGGTAAGAACATCCTCGTTCCTTTACTTTTGCCATCTGATTATTCAACCATCACAAACTAACACAGCTGTTTCTACAAGTTTACTTGTAAATAAAGTCCTATTACAGTGAGCATAAATCAGTTTATATAATCAATATAAGGTTAACTTTTAATAATCAGAAAAAGGTATATGCTGAATAACTGAATATTTTTTCTTGACAGTCTTCCCACATCTGGTCAAAAAGCTGAATACAGGCCTTCATGTGATGATTATAATCTTCCTATGTGTCGCCATTTCTTTTGCTCTGATCAGTTTTGGATTCTGCATTCTCAACATAATCCAGGTTCCATATCGAGCTATTAAAGGTCCAGCAGGTATATGCCTATGGAATTTACTTGCaggtaaaataatttttactacTGTGAATAAATGGTAACACTAAATTGTGTCCACATGTTAAAACCTCTTGCTTGTCCCGTATGTAcatttctaataaaagataaatgTTTGCATTGAATTTGTACCTACTGTAGTAAAATTAATACAAGGCATTTCAGATGCTAGTATAGGTTGTTCTTCATGAACAGAAAATTCATATACAGCCTCAATATCAGTTGCAAGAGCACTTTTATAGCAACATAAGAAAGGTGCGATGCTTAATCACATATCTAATAAAGGCTACAATAGAGGAAGACCCTTAAGCACATGTTAAGCACATCCCCATTCTGGATACCCAATCATACATTTAACTTGAAGTGTGTACTTAAGTCATGTTCTCCTAAATTGGATCCAACACATCCGACTTGTTTTGAAAATGATGATGAATGCCTTTTTCATTCTGTTGCAGGTGGCTTTACAGCATTGGCAGTCGCTAGCTTTATAGCAGCTGTTAAACTTCATCATCTCACAGAAAGAATTGCCAATTTCCAGGAAATTTTTCAGTTTCTAGTCTTGGAGGAACAGTATGAAGGCTCTTTTTGGCTTTGTGTGGCAAGTGCTACAGCTCATGGAGTAAATTTGTTGCTAATAGCCCTAAGTGCAATTCGCTTCCCTGAATTTAAGACTAAAACAGAAGAGGCAAATGTTACAGCAGAAGACATCATGTACTAATAACCTTCTCCATCATAAAATTAGTTTTTTTGAAGTTAACTGTTGTGATTAAAAGCAGCTCCTTggttctgtaattttttttatttggatggAAATTCTGGTTTCATAAACAGTTAAATTGCTACTGGCAGAATACATAGTATTTTGAGGCCAGTTAATGGTACCAGCAATAGCATTGGCTGGAAAACAAACTACAACATCCGCACTGCTTAAAAGCTATCCAATATGTAAAGTAATGCAGTTACTTTCTAGAATGTTTCCATCTTTTCAAAAATCTGAAGTAAAATATGATTTCACAAACATTGAACAGTGCTCTTTAGTTAAGATAAAGAAGATAACTGTATCATAATACATTGGCTTCCAAGCTAATAGACTACAGTCTTATTGCACAGCATAGAGAACAGATCCTGGACTTCTGTATTAAACACAATTGCAAATTAGTTTCTCAGATTGTTAAAAAAATCTGAGGGGACCAATGGAGTACCCTATTCTTATTGATGTACTGAAGTTCTAGAAAGGTAAATTAGCTAGGAGACTGAAATCAAACTGGGAGCACATGACTAAGGGCATAcaataagattttaaaaataaaaaataaaagtcaaaaGCCAGAAACTAGATAACCTAAAGAGTATTCTGACAGATATATTGGCTCAGGCCTCTGCCAATTCTTGTTTTatctgaaaacaaatgaaaatagcaCATATGAAACACTATTAAATGAAAAACTTTTTATTAAGACGCTTATGTGTGGCAAAgttttgttggttgtttttttttaagaatactAATACCACCACAGCATAAGCATTTAATCAGTTGTTGCACCATGACTGCAGAGTTCTGCAGGCCTTAAAGCAAACATGACATTTCTAGAgattcattgccacagagaagCAAAATAGATTCCTAGACTATGTACAGATGATAGTTACAGAAAACTAGACTTAAAAAAATTGAGTTAATGAAAAAGCCATTATTTCATATTAGTGCTTAAAACACATTGTATTTGGTCATCAGGCTAATGGAAAACTGTTGTGTGTTATAAATTTCAAATACACTTATTTTTGTAAAGAACTGTGAAAGCCTCTACCAAAAGAAACATGAAAAAGTTTGAGAGAGATTTCTTGTGCCACTTCAGAATGTTTTAAGAAAAACATATATGAAAATCCTTCTCCAGCTAAAATAGTATTTTTAAGGTCATAGCCAACATCTTCAGATTTGGGTACCTACATTTTAAGAACCCAAATAGCTTGCTTTATAATTAAGAGTATTGAGCATTCATAGACCCTAGGGGAAGCCAATGATAACTGCAGGTACTCAGAACCTCTGAAGAACAGGCTGCCCACTTATGTATCTAAATATGGCTTTATGTGCCTAATTTAAAGAATCCACATTTACATGCTCAACTATTTATTTTCCATACTCTTTATTATGCTCAGTGTTTCATATCAGTGGCAATGACAAATGATATTATGGACCAAATTCTATTTGTATTTGAAGAGATGTAAATCAGAAGTAACTCCATTGACATTATACCTAATTTAGCCAGCAGTAAAATCAGAATAAGACTGTATGGCCGCATCCCAacaagtgggaatgtgcatttcctcatggacaaatagcagtgacacatttgtgctgctgctagttgtccctgggtaTGACCCTGCACGCACGCTCTGGTGCACGGCAAATTGCCTTGGCTGGGCTAGGGGAGGCTTGGACTGgtgccagcagccttacctggggtcctgggggcctcccagattGTGGCTCTGTTTTCTGGCAGTACACGCTGCTGCCCCGTGGaccacaccactttttttttatataccagGATTttctggtacaggtttcccttgctttatggtgtacatgcattcctggaaaacggtgcacaactcaaatttgcataaagggaacccactttacaatgtaacaaatagggatatgttccaagaccttgactgtactgacccccagacccatttttaCCATTTTTACAAAACAATTTTAGTACTTGCCatcagcagacagtacacacaagcacagggtggtggtgaatgttatcataatgggaatggcaactacaaaaacatgtgtcacagacaacgagtgagtagcacagatctacacaggagactatattttgatgcACGCcaatcccacaatgcaccacacaaagcagctcaCTGCAGGCACAACACCattcacataagagtgaatttaccttgaataaaacaattttttggtataaaaagggtcattgcataagagcaaattcacacagaTGGAActcgcataaagcgagggaagcCTGTACCTGATTTTGCTGCTGTGCTACAAATATGCAGTGTGCTGAATGGGTCAAGTGCGCCACTTGTGTTTTATGGcacctcaaaaggctttgaggtgctgcaaactgtacTTTTCCGCTTACGGGGACAGTCTATTTGTTCATCAACTAACAAAGTAGCTTATACCATGCAGTAGATTCCTGAACTGGCTTCCCAGGCACTGTACTTTCAAGTCTTGCCTGAGATGAGAAATGGAAAGAAATTCTTTCATCCTTGAACTTATTTGTCAAGACCATTGCAAATTTGTGAGTCTTTGGGCCAAATTCAGAAAATGGCAGAAATCTATTATTAGTCAATTACTGTAGCCTGCATCACCTTTACATGCGACCCTGCATTTGGATAGTGATAGAATAGGTAGATTGAGGTACAGGAGCAAACATTTGTGGGGACCACTGTAGCATAtgctaaaaatatatatcttataCAAGGTAGAGCTGCTAGTCACACTCACTTGAACACTCAAAAAAAATCATCCATAAATTTAGACTGAAAAAttgcaggataaaaaaaaatagctaaagTTCATCACAGCTTCTGGAGCACAGTTACAACTATAGCATAAGGGAGAGGCTGGAGTTAGTAAGTGAAGCAAAAATATTTCCTAATTCATAGGCccagtacagacaatcaaaaaacccgaggctgaatcgattaagtctttgcaggttagtctaagttgcaaagattaaactgagaaacaactggacatacatttacctttgattcagaaaatgcagccacatgcctgcagtggctcaggccagaagcctgggggcactacagcatgaCTGTCTAGCACATAACCAGCATagactgtgtgtttgcttcctcttcctgctgcccctaggtctctgagatttgcagtccacaatcacaacagcaagactctgcaggaCTGCTCAcagcttcttcttcctgcttccaggtgcctctgggatttgtagtccacagtcacagccagcagtaactttcagtaagtttagcagcaggtcAGCTCTGTACTCGGGgctctccctggctccagacctcagccagggtttgcctggcaggcGGAAGGGGAtagtccctgcctcctcctcctcttcctccctctccccccagcccagggctggaaagcatgctaggggggctctgatttaacttaaaccaggaatggatctgggacagaagtttcataaaccaatttgacccaattcagttaaatttgatgctacattcaaccaggtttatcttaaaccagcttcggccattttgaaactgatttatgagcactgaacttctgttctgttacaggtttaaagcactttctgatcac
This genomic window from Alligator mississippiensis isolate rAllMis1 chromosome 2, rAllMis1, whole genome shotgun sequence contains:
- the CLRN2 gene encoding clarin-2 isoform X1, with translation MPGCFKKTLFALASAMSFVSFILIVVAMGTQKWITGKILCKTGADLVNATDPELVKFTGDIYYGLFRGGKVRQCGLGGRRSKFTLFPHLVKKLNTGLHVMIIIFLCVAISFALISFGFCILNIIQVPYRAIKGPAGICLWNLLAGGFTALAVASFIAAVKLHHLTERIANFQEIFQFLVLEEQYEGSFWLCVASATAHGVNLLLIALSAIRFPEFKTKTEEANVTAEDIMY
- the CLRN2 gene encoding clarin-2 isoform X2 — its product is MLATHCRRRRRRVQRDTGADLVNATDPELVKFTGDIYYGLFRGGKVRQCGLGGRRSKFTLFPHLVKKLNTGLHVMIIIFLCVAISFALISFGFCILNIIQVPYRAIKGPAGICLWNLLAGGFTALAVASFIAAVKLHHLTERIANFQEIFQFLVLEEQYEGSFWLCVASATAHGVNLLLIALSAIRFPEFKTKTEEANVTAEDIMY